The window GACCTCGTTGTAGACGGCGGCGATCTCCGCCATCACGCCCTCGCCGGACACCGTCAGCCGCTTGCGGAAGTTCCCGTCCCGCATCGACACCAGGGCCGTGAGCAGCCGGTTCAGAGCGGCGCTGTCGACCTCCGTCGTGCCACTGCGCCGGGCGCGACCGCCCTTCGGCCGCGTCCCCGTACGCCGCACCGCTGCGCCAGACTCCACCGTGTCCCTCCCGAAAGGGTCGACCACTGTTCCACCGGACACCTGACTCTTCTCAAGCCGGCTCTGCAAGCCTGCCCAGTGTTTCACCCTGGCCGAACCCGGCCATAACACTTCGGCACCATCGCACACCGGCCGTACCCTGCGGGTGGATTCCCCGACGACGGCACCATGCCGACCGCGAAGGTAAGTAACCTGGCACCCGATGTCCAACCGCGTCGAAGGAGAATCGTGATCACGGCACGGGCGGCTGCCAGTTTCGATCCCCTCGGGCGTTCGGTCGCCGCCGCTCGCACGTTCGTCCGCGACACCCTGCAGGGCTGGGGCTTCGCGGACATCGTCGACGACGCGGTGGTACTCACCAGCGAGCTCGTCACCAATGCCGTCGTCCACGCCGGAACCCGGGCCGAGGTCCTGTGCCTGCGCTCCGCGGGCGGCGTACGGGTCGAGGTCGCCGACCGCTACCCGGAGCGCGAGCTCCCCCTCCAGCACCCCGGTGACCGTCCGTACGCCGACCCCGACCGCGAGAACGGCCGCGGCCTGATGCTCTGCGCCGCCCTCGCCACCCGCTGGGGCGTCGAGTACACGGCCACGCACAAGCACGTGTGGTTCCGCCTCGACCTCCCAGACCGGCCGGTCGGTACCCGCTCGGCGGGCCCCGTCGTCCCCGACCAGCTGCTCCCCCTCGCCGACAGCCGGGTCCGCGTCGCCGTCCTCCAGATCGACTCGGCCGACACCGTCTCCGCCTGGAACGAGGACGCCGAGGCCATCTTCGGCTACGCCGCCGAGAAGGTCGTGGGCCGCCCGCTCGCCGAGCTCGCCGCCTGGCCGCAGACCCCCGGCACCGGCACCGGCATCGCCGAGGCCCTGCGCCTGTCCCGCTGGGAGGGCAGCTACGGCGTCCGCGGCTCCGACGGCCGCGTCATCCCCGTCTACGCCTCCCACCTGCGGGTCCGCGACGCCCACGGCGAACCGTCCATCGTCTGCCTCCTCGTCCACGACGACGAGCGCGCCCTGCTCCAGACCCCCGTACGGGTGCCGGCCTCCGACAGCGGCCACTTCACCGATCCGCGCCCCGCGGACCCCTTCGAGGTCTTCATCGGCTCCCCCGCCCCCGACGACCTCGACGGCCTCCTCCAGCGCACCGTCGAACGGGCCCGCGACCTCCTCGACGCCGACGCCGCCTTCCTGCTGCTCGCCACCGACGACGAGACCGAACTGGAGGTCCGCGCCACGACCGGCCTGCCCTCCACGCGCCAGCGCTTCGCCCGCGTCCCCGTCGAAGCCGGCACCAACCGCTACGGCTCCGCCCGCATGCCCGCCGTCCACGACGACCTCACCGCCGTCCCCGGAGCCGTCCCGCTCCTGGAGGCCACCGGCATGCGCTCCGCGGTCACCGTCCCCCTCAAGGTGGAGGGCCGGCTCACCGGCTCGCTGGGCGTCGCCGCCGAGACCCCCGGCCGCTACTCCAACGAAGAGGCCCTGCACCTCCAGTTCGCCGCCGACCGCATCGCCCTCGCCGTCGAGTCCGCCCGCCTCGGTGAACTGGAACGCCTGCGCCGCGGTTCCCTGTCCTTCCTCGTCGAGGCCTCCGACCTGCTGGCCGGCACCCTCGACCGGGACCAGACCCTGGCCCTCATGGCCCAGATGACCGTCCCGACCCTGGCCACCTGGTGCGCCGTCTACACCATCGCCGACCAGACCTCCGACCCGTACCTCTCCTACGTCCTCCACGAGGACGAGGAGCGCATCGACGGCCTCAAGGACCTGCTCTCCCGGGTCAGTCCGCCCGAACCGGTCCGCGAGGCCGGCGCCCGCCCGTGGCCCGAGACGGCCCTTGCGGTCGGCGGCGAGACGGTGGTTCTCCCCCTCCTCGCCCGCAACCGCGTGATCGGCCTGCTCACCCTCGGCAAGCCGCGGGAGGAGCACTTCCGCCAGGAGATCCTCGAACTCGCCGAGGACCTCTCCCGCCGGGCCGCCCTCGCCCTCGACAACGCCCGCCTCTACTCCGAGCGCACCGCGATCAGCCGCTCCCTGCAGCGCAGCCTGCTGCCGCCCGGCTCCCCCGCCATCCCCGGCATGGAGGTCGAGGTCATCTACCGCGCGGCCGGCGAAGGCAACGAGGTCGGCGGCGACTTTTACGACGTCTTCCCGATCCGCGAGGGCGTGTACGGCTTCGCCATCGGCGACGTCTGCGGTACGGGCCCCGAGGCGGCCGCCGTCACCGGCCTCGCCCGGCACGCACTGCGCCTGCTTGCCCGCGAAGGCCTCGGCGGCCCGGCGGTCCTCGAACGCCTCAACGCGGCCATCCTCGACGAGGGCGCCCGCAGCCGCTTCCTCACCCTCCTCTACGGCGAGCTCCACCCCCAGCCCGACGGCGGCGCCCTGATGAAGGTCGTCTGCGCGGGCCACCCGCTCCCGCTGCGCCTGCGCCCGAACGGCCGGGTCGACGCGGCCGCCGACCCGCAGCCCCTGCTGGGCGTGATCGAGGACCTGGACCTCTACGAACAGACCCTCACCCTCGACCCCGGCGACGTCCTGCTCTGCGTCACGGACGGCGTGACGGAGCGCCGCGAGGGCACCCGCATGCTCGGCGACGACGGCCTCACCGAAGTCCTCACCACCTGCACGGGCCTCACCGCCGGAGCGGTCGCCTCCCGCGTCCTGCGCGCGGTGGAACGCTTCGCGGCCGAACCCGCCTCGGACGACATGGCGATCCTCGCGTTCCGCGTCCCGCACCAGCGCCCCGGCGAATAAACCCGGTGCGGGCGGCCGTCGCCTGCGCTAGCCTCGGCGCCCATGCCGACCCCCCGGATCCGCCCCGATTACACCGCCGACGAACGCACCCAGCTCCTGGGCTGGCTCGACATGCAGCGTTCGATCATCCATTGGAAGTGCGAGGGCCTCTCCGACGAGGACGCCCACCGCCCCGTCCTGCCGTCCTCGCCCCTGATGACGGCCGCGGGACTCGTCTCCCACATGCGCTGGGTCGAGCACTGCTGGTTCGACGTGATTCTGTTGAACCGCCCGACCGACACCAACCCCCAGTTCGGGGACGTGGAGGACGCGGACATGAAGGTGGAGGGCATCCCCCTGCGCCGGCTCCTGGACGAGTACGACCGCCAGTGCGCGACGTCGAACGAGATACTCGCGACCCTCTCGCTGGACGACACCGGCCTCAACCAGGAGTTCAAGGCCGGCGCCGCCTCCGTACGCTGGGTCCTGCTCCACATGATCGAGGAAACGGCCCGCCACGCCGGCCACCTGGACGCGGTCCGCGAACTCGTGGACGGCGAGAAGGGCTACTACTGAGCCCTGCCGAGCCCGCCTGAAACCGACCCGGAACGCAAAAAGGCCCCCGCCAAATGGCGGGGGCCTTCTTTATTGGAGCCCTTTAACGGAATCGAACCGTTGACCTTCTCCTTACCATGGAGACGCTCTACCGACTGAGCTAAAAGGGCGGGTTGTTCGGCGGCGTCCTACTCTCCCACAGGGTCCCCCCTGCAGTACCATCGGCGCTGAAAGGCTTAGCTTCCGGGTTCGGAATGTAACCGGGCGTTTCCCTAACGCTATGACCACCGAAACACTATGAAATTTGAACGCTGGCATGAACACAGCTGTTCGTTATTTCAGAACTAACACAGTGGACGCGAGCAACTGAGGACAAGCCCTCGGCCTATTAGTACCAGTCAGCTTCACCCGTTACCGGGCTTCCACATCTGGCCTATCAACCCAGTCGTCTACTGGGAGCCTTACCCTCTCAAGGAGGTGGGAATACTCATCTTGAAGCAGGCTTCCCGCTTAGATGCTTTCAGCGGTTATCCCTCCCGAACGTAGCCAACCAGCCATGCCCTTGGCAGGACAACTGGCACACCAGAGGTTCGTCCGTCCCGGTCCTCTCGTACTAGGGACAGCCCTTCTCAATATTCCTACGCGCACAGCGGATAGGGACCGAACTGTCTCACGACGTTCTAAACCCAGCTCGCGTACCGCTTTAATGGGCGAACAGCCCAACCCTTGGGACCGACTCCAGCCCCAGGATGCGACGAGCCGACATCGAGGTGCCAAACCATCCCGTCGATATGGACTCTTGGGGAAGATCAGCCTGTTATCCCCGGGGTACCTTTTATCCGTTGAGCGACGGCGCTTCCACAAGCCACCGCCGGATCACTAGTCCCGACTTTCGTCCCTGCTCGACCCGTCGGTCTCACAGTCAAGCTCCCTTGTGCACTTACACTCAACACCTGATTGCCA of the Streptomyces sp. NBC_01294 genome contains:
- a CDS encoding SpoIIE family protein phosphatase, with the protein product MPTAKVSNLAPDVQPRRRRIVITARAAASFDPLGRSVAAARTFVRDTLQGWGFADIVDDAVVLTSELVTNAVVHAGTRAEVLCLRSAGGVRVEVADRYPERELPLQHPGDRPYADPDRENGRGLMLCAALATRWGVEYTATHKHVWFRLDLPDRPVGTRSAGPVVPDQLLPLADSRVRVAVLQIDSADTVSAWNEDAEAIFGYAAEKVVGRPLAELAAWPQTPGTGTGIAEALRLSRWEGSYGVRGSDGRVIPVYASHLRVRDAHGEPSIVCLLVHDDERALLQTPVRVPASDSGHFTDPRPADPFEVFIGSPAPDDLDGLLQRTVERARDLLDADAAFLLLATDDETELEVRATTGLPSTRQRFARVPVEAGTNRYGSARMPAVHDDLTAVPGAVPLLEATGMRSAVTVPLKVEGRLTGSLGVAAETPGRYSNEEALHLQFAADRIALAVESARLGELERLRRGSLSFLVEASDLLAGTLDRDQTLALMAQMTVPTLATWCAVYTIADQTSDPYLSYVLHEDEERIDGLKDLLSRVSPPEPVREAGARPWPETALAVGGETVVLPLLARNRVIGLLTLGKPREEHFRQEILELAEDLSRRAALALDNARLYSERTAISRSLQRSLLPPGSPAIPGMEVEVIYRAAGEGNEVGGDFYDVFPIREGVYGFAIGDVCGTGPEAAAVTGLARHALRLLAREGLGGPAVLERLNAAILDEGARSRFLTLLYGELHPQPDGGALMKVVCAGHPLPLRLRPNGRVDAAADPQPLLGVIEDLDLYEQTLTLDPGDVLLCVTDGVTERREGTRMLGDDGLTEVLTTCTGLTAGAVASRVLRAVERFAAEPASDDMAILAFRVPHQRPGE
- a CDS encoding DinB family protein — its product is MPTPRIRPDYTADERTQLLGWLDMQRSIIHWKCEGLSDEDAHRPVLPSSPLMTAAGLVSHMRWVEHCWFDVILLNRPTDTNPQFGDVEDADMKVEGIPLRRLLDEYDRQCATSNEILATLSLDDTGLNQEFKAGAASVRWVLLHMIEETARHAGHLDAVRELVDGEKGYY